Proteins from a genomic interval of Pseudophryne corroboree isolate aPseCor3 chromosome 4, aPseCor3.hap2, whole genome shotgun sequence:
- the LOC134910092 gene encoding sorting nexin-3-like: MAETVVDTRRLHSKPQNLNDAYGPPSNFLEIEVCSPHTVGVGRNRYTTYETNLPIFKLKESCVRRRYSDFEWLRSELERESKVVVPALPGKALFRQLPFRGDEGIFDDSFIEERKQGLEQFINKVAGHPLAQNERCLHMFLQDEIIDKSYTPSKIRHA, encoded by the exons ATGGCAGAGACTGTGGTGGACACGCGCCGGCTGCATAGTAAGCCGCAGAACCTGAACGACGCTTACGGGCCGCCCAGCAATTTCCTGGAGATCGAGGTGTGCAGCCCTCACACGGTGGGAGTGGGCCGGAACCGGTATACTACCTACGAG ACAAACCTTCCCATTTTTAAATTGAAAGAGTCTTGTGTCCGCAGAAGATACAGTGACTTTGAGTGGCTAAGAAGTGAGCTTGAAAGGGAGAGTAAGGTGGTTGTGCCAGCTTTACCTGGGAAGGCTCTCTTTCGTCAGCTTCCATTCAGAGGAGATGAAGGAATCTTTGATGACTCTTTCATAGAGGAAAGAAAGCAAGGGCTTGAACAATTTATAAACAAGGTTGCCGGCCACCCTTTGGCACAGAATGAACGGTGCCTTCACATGTTTTTACAGGATGAAATCATAGACAAGAGCTACACACCGTCCAAAATAAGACATGCTTAA